Proteins from a genomic interval of Actinoalloteichus hymeniacidonis:
- a CDS encoding TrmH family RNA methyltransferase — MTARPTKTLRITTRNAAFQQWQALLTNRNKRQRLGEFLIQGVRPISLAVQQDWPLTTLLRVSGRLSNWAAGILATAEVDRVHELAPELMAELGEKDDASAPELIAVAAIPDDDLSRIPIRPEMLVIAFDRPTSPGNLGTVLRSADALGADGVLITGHAADLYDPKTIRSTTGSFFAVPAVRVPAAEQAAAWVNGVREAGVELRVVGTSEDGTSELAEVDLRGPTMIVIGNETSGMSAAWAARCDELTRIPMVGSASSLNAASSASIALYEAARQRRAG; from the coding sequence GTGACGGCCAGGCCCACCAAGACACTCCGCATCACCACGCGTAACGCCGCTTTCCAACAGTGGCAGGCGTTGCTGACGAACCGGAACAAGCGGCAGCGACTCGGCGAGTTCCTGATCCAGGGCGTCCGGCCGATCAGCCTGGCGGTGCAGCAGGACTGGCCGCTGACCACACTGCTGCGCGTCTCGGGCCGGTTGTCGAACTGGGCGGCGGGCATCCTGGCCACCGCCGAGGTGGACCGGGTGCACGAGCTCGCCCCCGAGCTGATGGCCGAGCTCGGCGAGAAGGACGACGCCTCCGCCCCCGAGTTGATCGCGGTGGCCGCGATACCCGACGACGATCTGAGCCGGATCCCGATCCGGCCGGAGATGCTCGTGATCGCCTTCGACCGCCCGACAAGCCCTGGCAACCTCGGTACCGTCCTGCGGTCGGCCGATGCCCTCGGCGCTGACGGTGTGTTGATCACCGGACACGCCGCCGATCTCTACGATCCCAAGACGATCCGATCGACCACCGGCTCCTTCTTCGCCGTGCCTGCCGTGCGGGTTCCCGCCGCAGAACAGGCGGCGGCGTGGGTGAACGGGGTACGCGAGGCAGGCGTCGAGCTGCGGGTGGTCGGGACGAGCGAGGACGGCACCTCGGAGCTTGCCGAGGTCGACCTGCGGGGCCCGACGATGATCGTGATCGGCAACGAGACCAGCGGCATGAGCGCTGCCTGGGCGGCCCGTTGCGACGAGCTGACGCGGATTCCCATGGTCGGCTCCGCGAGTTCGCTCAACGCCGCGTCATCGGCCTCTATCGCCCTGTACGAGGCCGCCCGGCAGCGGCGCGCGGGCTGA
- a CDS encoding tetratricopeptide repeat protein — MVSVTRPDPRQTAALSAALSGAVDLSALKARAEATRSGARSPGGAPAAAPGQANNAEGGGSDSPFIVDVTEADFQAAVVDRSMQVPVIVNLWAEWSEPSKQLSPALERLAAAGQGTFILARVDVDANPRIGQVFGVQSVPTVVAIAAGQPVDAFSGVQPEAQLAQWISQLTTALRDKLPGIAAAEAAAPGGAPVEAPPEDPRIVEAEEALERGDYAEAEAAYQRILAAEPANEDAKAALVQVRFLARAESVDPTSIAKADAAPDDVDAQLAAADAQVVAQDVEAAFKRLIETVRRSAGPDRDRVRSHLVELFELFPVGDERVLAARRALANALY; from the coding sequence ATGGTGAGTGTGACGAGGCCAGATCCACGACAGACCGCAGCCCTGTCCGCCGCTCTGTCCGGCGCGGTTGATCTCTCCGCGCTCAAGGCCAGGGCCGAAGCAACTCGGTCCGGTGCCCGATCGCCGGGCGGCGCACCAGCGGCGGCACCCGGTCAGGCGAACAACGCCGAGGGTGGCGGCAGCGACTCCCCGTTCATCGTCGATGTCACCGAAGCCGACTTCCAGGCTGCGGTGGTCGACCGATCAATGCAGGTTCCGGTCATCGTGAACCTGTGGGCCGAGTGGAGCGAGCCGAGCAAGCAGCTCTCGCCCGCCCTGGAGCGGCTGGCGGCGGCGGGCCAGGGCACCTTCATCCTGGCCAGGGTCGACGTGGATGCCAATCCGAGGATCGGCCAGGTATTCGGTGTCCAGTCGGTCCCGACGGTGGTCGCCATCGCGGCGGGCCAGCCGGTCGACGCCTTCTCCGGTGTGCAGCCGGAGGCACAACTGGCGCAATGGATCAGCCAGCTCACCACGGCATTGCGTGACAAGCTTCCCGGCATCGCCGCGGCCGAGGCCGCCGCACCGGGCGGTGCACCCGTCGAGGCGCCGCCGGAGGACCCGAGGATCGTCGAGGCCGAAGAGGCACTCGAACGCGGCGACTACGCCGAGGCCGAGGCCGCCTACCAACGCATCCTGGCGGCCGAGCCCGCCAACGAGGACGCCAAGGCCGCACTCGTCCAGGTCCGGTTCCTGGCCAGAGCGGAGTCCGTCGACCCGACCTCGATCGCCAAGGCGGACGCGGCTCCGGACGATGTCGACGCCCAGCTGGCGGCAGCCGACGCCCAGGTGGTGGCCCAGGACGTCGAGGCGGCCTTCAAGCGGCTCATCGAGACCGTGCGCCGGTCGGCGGGCCCGGACCGCGACCGCGTGCGGAGCCACCTGGTGGAACTGTTCGAACTGTTCCCGGTCGGGGACGAGCGGGTGCTCGCCGCACGTCGAGCACTGGCCAACGCCCTGTACTGA
- a CDS encoding acyl-CoA mutase large subunit family protein, with protein sequence MQGDQNPGANPTGRNDGRVTDGGADADLATGRERWEKNFAAAEAAGRVRDADFTTLSGATVDPLYGPEPGAEPEGFERIGWPGEYPFTRGLHATGYRGKPWTIRQFAGFGNATQTNERYKMILEQGGGGLSVAFDMPTLMGYDSDDARSLGEVGHCGVAVDSAADTDILFADIPLDQVTTSMTISGPAVPVFCMYLVSAERQGADIGKLNGTLQTDIFKEYIAQKEWLFAPEPHLRLIGDLMEYCAANIPAYKPLSVSGYHIREAGATAAQELAFTLADGFGYVELGLSRGLDIDAFAPGLSFFFDAHIDFFEEIAKFRAARRIWARWLRDVYGAKTAKAQSLRFHTQTAGVSLTAQQPENNIVRTALEALSAVLGGTNSLHTNALDEVLALPSEKSAQIALRTQQVIAEETGVTNVADPLGGSWYVEALTDRIEAEAERVFDHIRTMAEIAVPSGNHPIGEMTSGILRGIEDGWFTGEIADSAFAYQQAVEKGDKRVVGVNRHTGSISDELEILRVGHEVEREQNRVLGARRAGRDAEQVRRALSDLVQAARGTGNMIEPMLAAVRVEATLGEICGALRSEWGVYTEPARF encoded by the coding sequence ATGCAGGGTGACCAGAATCCGGGGGCGAACCCCACCGGACGCAACGACGGCCGAGTGACCGACGGCGGCGCCGATGCCGACCTGGCCACGGGTCGTGAACGCTGGGAGAAGAACTTCGCCGCAGCCGAGGCGGCGGGGCGGGTGCGCGACGCCGACTTCACCACGCTCTCCGGCGCTACCGTCGACCCCTTGTACGGGCCGGAGCCGGGTGCCGAACCCGAGGGCTTCGAGCGGATCGGCTGGCCGGGGGAGTACCCGTTCACCAGAGGCCTGCACGCCACCGGGTACCGAGGCAAGCCGTGGACTATTCGTCAGTTCGCGGGCTTCGGCAACGCGACGCAGACCAACGAGCGCTACAAGATGATCCTCGAGCAGGGCGGCGGCGGCCTCTCCGTGGCCTTCGACATGCCGACGCTGATGGGCTACGACTCGGACGACGCCCGCTCGCTCGGCGAGGTCGGGCACTGCGGGGTCGCCGTCGACTCGGCGGCCGACACCGACATCCTCTTCGCCGACATCCCGCTGGACCAGGTCACGACCTCGATGACCATCTCCGGCCCCGCCGTCCCGGTGTTCTGCATGTATCTGGTGTCCGCCGAACGGCAGGGCGCCGACATCGGCAAGCTCAACGGCACCCTGCAGACCGACATCTTCAAGGAGTACATCGCTCAGAAGGAATGGCTGTTCGCGCCGGAGCCGCACCTTCGCCTCATCGGCGACCTGATGGAGTACTGCGCCGCGAACATCCCGGCCTACAAGCCGCTCTCGGTGTCCGGCTATCACATCCGCGAGGCCGGAGCGACCGCCGCACAGGAACTGGCGTTCACCCTGGCCGACGGCTTCGGCTACGTCGAGCTGGGCCTGTCCCGAGGTCTGGACATCGATGCCTTCGCTCCCGGACTCAGCTTCTTCTTCGACGCCCACATCGACTTCTTCGAGGAGATCGCCAAGTTCCGCGCCGCCCGGCGGATCTGGGCCCGGTGGCTGCGCGACGTCTATGGCGCCAAGACCGCCAAGGCGCAGTCCCTGCGATTCCACACCCAGACCGCAGGCGTCTCCTTGACCGCGCAACAGCCGGAGAACAACATCGTCCGCACGGCCCTCGAAGCGCTGTCGGCGGTCCTCGGCGGCACGAACTCGTTGCACACCAACGCCCTGGACGAGGTATTGGCGTTGCCGAGCGAGAAGTCCGCCCAGATCGCCCTGCGCACCCAGCAGGTGATCGCCGAGGAGACCGGTGTCACCAACGTCGCCGACCCGCTCGGCGGCTCCTGGTACGTCGAGGCGCTGACCGACCGCATCGAGGCGGAGGCGGAGCGGGTGTTCGACCACATCCGGACCATGGCCGAGATCGCGGTGCCCTCCGGCAACCATCCCATCGGCGAGATGACCTCCGGCATCCTGCGCGGCATCGAGGACGGCTGGTTCACCGGCGAGATCGCCGATTCGGCCTTCGCCTACCAGCAGGCCGTGGAGAAGGGGGACAAGCGGGTGGTCGGGGTCAACCGGCATACCGGTTCGATCTCGGACGAACTCGAGATCCTGCGCGTCGGACACGAGGTGGAACGGGAGCAGAACCGGGTGCTCGGGGCCCGGCGGGCCGGTCGAGACGCCGAGCAGGTTCGACGCGCCCTGTCCGATCTGGTTCAGGCGGCCAGGGGCACCGGCAACATGATCGAACCGATGCTGGCCGCGGTTCGGGTGGAGGCCACCCTGGGTGAGATCTGTGGGGCACTGCGCAGCGAATGGGGCGTCTACACCGAGCCTGCCCGCTTCTGA
- a CDS encoding MTH1187 family thiamine-binding protein, with amino-acid sequence MLVAFSVSPAGGGSESVSEAVAEAVRIVRASGLPNETNSMFTTIEGEWDEVMAVVKRATDAVLASAPRASLVIKADIRPGHVGQLQAKVERVEERLAQDQ; translated from the coding sequence ATGTTGGTCGCATTCAGCGTGAGTCCGGCGGGCGGCGGCTCGGAGAGCGTCAGCGAGGCGGTCGCGGAGGCGGTGCGCATCGTGCGTGCGTCGGGTCTGCCCAACGAGACGAACTCGATGTTCACCACGATCGAGGGCGAGTGGGACGAGGTGATGGCGGTCGTCAAGCGCGCCACCGATGCGGTGCTGGCCTCCGCACCCAGAGCGAGCCTGGTCATCAAGGCCGACATCCGGCCAGGGCACGTCGGGCAGCTGCAGGCCAAGGTCGAGCGGGTCGAGGAGCGGCTCGCGCAGGATCAATAG
- a CDS encoding MarR family winged helix-turn-helix transcriptional regulator: MTGHRPLPFDPIARAAQLWSDRIGSSGTMAAVTSVMRVQQILQSAADTALRPLNLTFARYEALVLLSFSRQGALPMRVMGERLQLHPTSVTNIVDRLEKDDLVKRTPHPTDRRTTLVAITESGRERMQSATTAVTEVNFGLNGLETDEQTRLTELLAKVRLAAGDFEDSDTATARP, translated from the coding sequence ATGACCGGCCACCGACCACTTCCGTTCGACCCCATCGCGCGTGCGGCCCAGCTCTGGTCCGACCGCATCGGCTCGTCGGGCACGATGGCTGCGGTGACCAGCGTGATGCGGGTACAGCAGATCCTTCAATCCGCAGCGGACACGGCGTTGCGGCCGCTCAACCTGACCTTCGCGCGGTACGAGGCACTCGTGCTGTTGTCCTTCTCCCGACAGGGAGCTTTGCCCATGCGTGTGATGGGAGAGCGTCTGCAGCTCCATCCCACCAGCGTCACCAACATCGTGGACCGCTTGGAGAAGGACGATCTGGTCAAGCGGACCCCGCACCCCACCGACCGAAGAACCACGCTGGTCGCCATCACCGAGTCCGGCCGAGAGCGGATGCAGTCCGCGACCACCGCCGTCACCGAGGTGAACTTCGGGCTCAACGGCTTGGAAACCGACGAGCAGACTCGACTCACCGAACTGTTGGCCAAGGTCCGACTGGCGGCAGGCGATTTCGAGGACAGCGACACGGCGACAGCACGGCCGTGA